From a region of the Thermus caldilimi genome:
- a CDS encoding TerC family protein — translation MEWLTSPEVWVAFLTLTVLEVVLGVDNVIFISILASKLPQEEQDRARVVGISLAAVTRILFLLSIAWIMALKKPLFALLGHEVTGKDLVLIAGGLFLLYKSVREIHEKLEGEPGHAIKRVAPSFAAVIGQVLLLDIVFSIDSVITAVGLTPHVPVMVAAILTSVAVMLLASKGIYAFVNRHPTVKMLALAFLLLIGFTLVAEGTGVHIPKGYIYFAMGFAVLVEWLNLRAGLRGKPVKLHEPYEEEA, via the coding sequence GTGGAATGGCTCACAAGCCCCGAGGTCTGGGTGGCCTTCCTCACCCTCACGGTGCTGGAAGTGGTCCTGGGCGTGGACAACGTGATTTTCATCAGCATCCTGGCCTCCAAGCTGCCGCAGGAAGAGCAGGACCGAGCCCGCGTGGTGGGCATCTCCCTGGCGGCGGTTACCCGGATCCTCTTTCTCCTTTCCATCGCCTGGATCATGGCCCTGAAAAAGCCCCTCTTCGCCCTCTTGGGCCACGAGGTTACCGGAAAGGACCTGGTGCTGATCGCCGGAGGGCTTTTCCTCCTCTACAAGTCGGTGCGGGAAATCCACGAGAAGCTGGAAGGAGAACCGGGCCACGCCATCAAAAGGGTGGCCCCCTCCTTCGCCGCAGTGATCGGGCAGGTGCTTCTTCTGGATATCGTTTTCTCCATAGACTCCGTCATCACCGCCGTGGGCCTCACCCCCCATGTGCCGGTGATGGTGGCGGCCATCCTCACCTCGGTGGCGGTGATGCTCCTGGCCTCCAAGGGCATCTACGCCTTCGTGAACCGTCACCCCACGGTGAAAATGCTGGCCCTCGCCTTCCTTCTCCTCATCGGCTTCACCCTGGTGGCCGAGGGCACGGGGGTGCACATCCCCAAGGGGTACATCTACTTCGCCATGGGCTTCGCCGTGCTGGTGGAGTGGCTGAACCTTCGTGCAGGGCTTAGGGGGAAACCCGTCAAGCTCCACGAGCCCTACGAGGAGGAAGCGTAA
- a CDS encoding YpdA family putative bacillithiol disulfide reductase, with protein MVDVLVVGAGPVGLAAALEAKRQGLSHLILERGTVAETLYRFPRQMVFFSEAKNIEIGGHPLVSQGPKPTRLEALLYYQKVAEREGLRVLTYTEAVGVEGEEGAFKVLARDRFGEKAFPARYVVVATGYFGNPNRLGVPGEDLPHVLYRYEEAAPFFGRKVAVVGGSNSAVEVALDLYRGGAQVALVHRGKWVRPSVKYWLLPDFENRVKEGSILAVMEARVKAITPEGLVLERPQGEEFLEADFVLVQIGYRAEDHLLRRAGVRYEGEKPWLSPEWETSRKGLFAIGSSAFGPDTRTVFIENGREHARVAIAAIARRLGS; from the coding sequence ATGGTGGATGTGCTGGTGGTGGGGGCGGGGCCTGTAGGGCTGGCGGCGGCCCTCGAGGCCAAGCGCCAGGGCCTGAGCCACCTGATCCTGGAAAGGGGCACGGTGGCGGAGACCCTCTACCGTTTTCCCCGGCAGATGGTCTTCTTCTCCGAGGCCAAAAACATCGAGATCGGAGGCCATCCCCTGGTGTCCCAGGGGCCCAAGCCCACCCGCCTCGAGGCGCTCCTCTACTACCAGAAGGTGGCGGAACGCGAGGGGCTTCGGGTCCTCACCTATACGGAGGCGGTGGGTGTGGAAGGGGAGGAGGGCGCCTTTAAGGTCTTGGCCCGGGACCGGTTTGGGGAGAAGGCTTTCCCTGCCCGGTACGTGGTGGTGGCCACGGGCTACTTTGGGAACCCTAACCGCTTAGGGGTGCCGGGGGAGGACCTGCCGCACGTGCTGTACCGCTACGAGGAGGCAGCCCCCTTCTTCGGCCGCAAGGTGGCGGTGGTGGGGGGGAGCAACTCGGCGGTGGAGGTGGCCTTGGACCTGTACCGGGGCGGGGCCCAGGTGGCCTTGGTCCACCGGGGCAAGTGGGTGCGCCCCAGCGTGAAGTACTGGCTCCTTCCCGACTTCGAAAACCGGGTGAAGGAGGGGAGCATTCTGGCGGTGATGGAGGCCAGGGTCAAAGCCATCACCCCGGAGGGCCTCGTCCTGGAAAGACCCCAAGGGGAGGAGTTCTTGGAGGCCGACTTCGTCCTGGTCCAGATCGGCTACCGGGCGGAAGACCATCTCCTTAGGAGGGCGGGGGTGCGCTACGAGGGGGAGAAACCCTGGCTTTCCCCGGAATGGGAAACCTCCCGCAAGGGGCTTTTTGCCATCGGCTCCAGTGCCTTTGGGCCGGACACCCGCACGGTGTTTATCGAAAACGGCCGGGAGCACGCAAGGGTGGCCATAGCCGCCATCGCCCGCCGCTTGGGCTCTTGA
- the ilvB gene encoding biosynthetic-type acetolactate synthase large subunit, giving the protein MKGAEALLKALEREGVEVIFGHPGGAIMPVYDALYDSGIRHILVRHEQGGVHAATAYARASGKVGVVMATSGPGALNLVTGLADAYMDSTPVVAITGNVPRSLIGTDAFQEADVTGVTMPITKHNYLVQEANDIPGVVREAFHIASSGRPGPVLIDLPKDVQLAEFTGTFDVELDLPGYKPTTRGHPKQIERALEALEKAERPILMVGGGAQHAHGELLAFAERTGIPVITTLMGLGAFPGNHPLWLGMPGMHGTVAANRAIHHADVILAIGLRFDDRVTGKVSRFAPHAHTIIHVDIDPAEIGKLVRTHIPIVGDARFVLREMLKGAKPLKLASWWRQLEEWRTRYPLRWKPRPHLQSQEVIKAFAEATGGHAIVTTGVGQHQMFAAQFFPVTRPRSFITSGGLGTMGVGLPFAIGAKVARPEELVIDFDGDGSFQMTLQELATLVKYKLDVKVVVLNNGYLGMVRQWQDLFHARRYSEVYLADSNPDFARLAEAYGIKGVRVERKEDLMKGVEAVLSTDGPVVAEFKVYHEEGVFPMIPAGGAAEDMILEHPAEREEVEA; this is encoded by the coding sequence ATGAAGGGAGCGGAGGCACTTTTGAAAGCGCTGGAGCGGGAAGGGGTGGAGGTCATCTTCGGCCACCCGGGTGGGGCCATCATGCCCGTCTACGATGCCCTTTACGACAGCGGGATCCGCCACATCCTGGTGCGGCACGAACAAGGGGGAGTCCACGCCGCCACCGCCTACGCTCGGGCTTCGGGCAAGGTGGGGGTGGTGATGGCCACCAGCGGTCCCGGGGCCTTGAACCTGGTGACCGGCCTGGCGGATGCCTACATGGACTCTACCCCCGTGGTGGCCATCACCGGGAACGTGCCCCGGAGCCTCATCGGTACCGACGCCTTCCAGGAGGCGGACGTCACCGGGGTCACCATGCCCATCACCAAGCACAACTACCTGGTGCAGGAGGCGAACGACATCCCCGGGGTGGTGCGGGAGGCCTTCCACATCGCCTCGAGCGGGAGGCCGGGGCCGGTGCTGATCGATCTGCCCAAGGATGTGCAGCTGGCGGAATTCACCGGTACCTTTGATGTGGAGCTGGACCTTCCCGGGTACAAGCCCACCACCAGGGGCCACCCCAAGCAGATCGAGCGGGCCCTCGAGGCCCTGGAGAAGGCGGAAAGGCCCATCCTCATGGTGGGGGGTGGGGCCCAGCACGCCCACGGGGAGCTTCTGGCCTTCGCGGAAAGGACGGGAATCCCCGTGATCACCACCCTCATGGGCCTGGGGGCTTTCCCTGGCAATCACCCCCTTTGGCTGGGGATGCCGGGCATGCACGGCACCGTGGCCGCTAACCGGGCCATCCACCATGCGGACGTGATCCTGGCCATCGGCCTCCGCTTTGACGACCGGGTCACGGGGAAGGTTTCCCGTTTTGCCCCCCATGCCCACACCATCATCCACGTGGACATCGACCCGGCGGAGATCGGGAAGCTGGTGCGGACCCACATTCCCATCGTGGGGGATGCCCGCTTTGTGCTTCGGGAGATGCTGAAAGGGGCTAAGCCCCTGAAGCTGGCCTCCTGGTGGCGGCAACTGGAGGAGTGGCGCACCCGCTACCCCTTGCGCTGGAAACCCAGGCCCCACTTGCAGAGCCAGGAGGTCATCAAGGCCTTCGCCGAGGCCACGGGGGGGCATGCCATCGTCACCACCGGGGTGGGGCAGCACCAGATGTTCGCCGCCCAGTTCTTTCCCGTGACCCGGCCGAGGAGCTTCATCACCTCTGGGGGCTTGGGCACCATGGGGGTGGGCCTGCCCTTCGCCATCGGGGCCAAGGTGGCCCGGCCGGAGGAACTGGTCATCGACTTCGACGGGGACGGTTCCTTCCAGATGACCCTCCAGGAGCTGGCCACCTTGGTGAAGTACAAGCTGGACGTGAAGGTGGTGGTTCTGAATAACGGCTATCTGGGCATGGTGCGCCAGTGGCAGGACCTCTTCCACGCCAGGCGCTACTCCGAGGTCTACCTGGCGGACTCCAACCCCGATTTCGCCCGCCTGGCGGAGGCCTACGGCATCAAGGGGGTCAGGGTGGAGCGCAAGGAGGATCTGATGAAAGGAGTGGAAGCCGTGCTTTCCACCGATGGGCCCGTGGTGGCGGAGTTCAAGGTCTACCACGAGGAAGGGGTCTTCCCCATGATCCCCGCGGGGGGTGCGGCGGAGGACATGATCCTGGAACACCCGGCGGAAAGGGAGGAGGTGGAGGCGTGA
- the ilvN gene encoding acetolactate synthase small subunit yields MRHVISVLVQDHPRVLNRITGLFARRGFNLESLAVGTTHVPGLSRISLVVSGDDRTLEQVEKQLNRLIEVLKVTDHAEPHVERELALVKVHVAGVEERLAVKDIQEAFRARVVDVAQKSLILELTGDSKKIDSFIEALRPYGILEVMRTGAVAMSRGERTLKVREKREAV; encoded by the coding sequence GTGAGGCACGTGATCTCCGTGTTGGTGCAGGACCACCCCCGGGTTTTGAACCGCATCACGGGCCTTTTCGCCCGCCGGGGCTTCAACCTGGAGAGCCTGGCGGTGGGGACCACCCATGTGCCGGGGCTTTCCCGCATCAGCCTGGTGGTCTCGGGGGACGACCGCACCCTGGAGCAGGTGGAAAAACAGCTGAACCGCCTGATCGAGGTTTTGAAGGTGACGGACCACGCCGAGCCCCATGTGGAGCGGGAGCTGGCCCTGGTAAAGGTCCACGTGGCCGGGGTGGAGGAAAGATTGGCGGTGAAGGACATCCAGGAAGCCTTCCGGGCCCGGGTGGTGGATGTGGCCCAGAAAAGCCTGATCCTGGAGCTCACCGGGGACTCCAAGAAGATAGACTCCTTCATCGAGGCCCTTAGGCCTTACGGGATCCTCGAGGTCATGCGCACCGGAGCGGTGGCCATGAGCCGCGGGGAGCGCACCCTTAAGGTCAGGGAAAAACGGGAGGCGGTATGA
- the ilvC gene encoding ketol-acid reductoisomerase produces the protein MKIYYEHDADLGFIQGKKVAVLGFGSQGHAHALNLKESGVDVRVGLRPGSKSAAKAEAMGLRVLSVAEAVREADIVMVLLPDETQGRVYREEIEPNLKEGAALAFAHGFNIHFGQIKPRRDLDVWMVAPKGPGHLVRSEYVKGSGVPALVAVHQDASGSAFPTALAYAKAIGAARAGVIPTTFKDETETDLFGEQAVLCGGLTRLIQAGFETLVEAGYPPEMAYFETVHEVKLIVDLIYEAGFAGMRYSISNTAEYGDYTRGEVSVPVEETKKRMREILRQIQSGEFAREWMLENQVGQPVLEANRKRWKEHPIEEVGARLRAMMPFLRARVLEEVG, from the coding sequence ATGAAGATCTACTACGAGCACGACGCGGATCTGGGGTTCATCCAAGGCAAGAAGGTGGCGGTGCTGGGCTTCGGCTCCCAGGGGCACGCCCACGCCTTGAACCTTAAGGAGTCGGGGGTGGACGTGCGGGTGGGGCTTAGGCCCGGGTCTAAAAGCGCCGCCAAGGCGGAGGCCATGGGCCTTAGGGTCCTTTCCGTGGCCGAGGCGGTGCGGGAGGCGGACATCGTGATGGTCCTCCTTCCCGACGAGACCCAGGGCCGGGTTTACCGGGAGGAGATCGAGCCCAACCTTAAGGAGGGGGCAGCTTTGGCCTTCGCCCACGGCTTCAACATCCACTTCGGCCAGATCAAGCCCAGGCGGGACCTGGACGTCTGGATGGTGGCCCCTAAGGGGCCTGGCCACCTGGTGCGGAGCGAGTACGTGAAGGGAAGTGGGGTGCCGGCTCTGGTGGCCGTGCACCAGGATGCTTCGGGTTCGGCCTTCCCCACCGCCTTGGCCTACGCCAAGGCCATAGGGGCGGCCCGGGCTGGGGTCATCCCCACCACCTTCAAGGACGAAACGGAAACCGACCTCTTCGGGGAGCAGGCGGTGCTTTGCGGGGGGCTTACCCGGCTCATCCAGGCGGGGTTTGAAACCCTGGTGGAGGCGGGCTACCCTCCGGAGATGGCCTACTTTGAAACGGTGCACGAGGTGAAGCTCATTGTGGACCTCATCTACGAGGCGGGCTTCGCCGGGATGCGCTACTCCATCTCCAATACCGCCGAGTACGGGGATTACACCCGGGGCGAGGTTTCGGTGCCGGTGGAGGAAACCAAGAAGCGCATGCGGGAGATCCTCCGGCAGATCCAGTCCGGGGAGTTCGCCCGGGAGTGGATGCTGGAAAACCAGGTGGGCCAGCCGGTCTTAGAGGCGAACCGCAAGCGCTGGAAGGAGCACCCCATCGAGGAGGTGGGGGCGAGGCTTCGGGCCATGATGCCCTTCCTGCGGGCAAGGGTATTGGAGGAGGTAGGCTAG